The following proteins are co-located in the Pan troglodytes isolate AG18354 chromosome 5, NHGRI_mPanTro3-v2.0_pri, whole genome shotgun sequence genome:
- the SLC22A7 gene encoding solute carrier family 22 member 7 isoform X10 has protein sequence MASPSPRHQARQALPNTTLGEERQSRGELEDEPATVPCSQGWEYDHSEFSSTIATESQVGIYIIHLEVECRWRQSPWEAAGRGLPWEEAEAAGLGRDKVSYSPSWRESLGGLLSGMEWDLVCEQKGLNRAASTFFFAGVLVGAVAFGYLSDRFGRRRLLLVAYVSTLVLGLASAASVSYVMFAITRTLTGSALAGFTIIVMPLELEWLDVEHRTVAGVLSSTFWTGGVMLLALVGYLIRDWRWLLLAVTLPCAPGILSLWWVPESARWLLTQGHVKEAHRYLLHCARLNGRPVCEDSFSQEAVSKVAAGEQVVRRPSYLDLFRTPRLRHISLCCVVVWFGVNFSYYGLSLDVSGLGLNVYQTQLLFGAVELPSKLLVYLSVRYAGRRLTQAGTLLGTALAFGTRLLVSSDMKSWSTVLAVMGKAFSEAAFTTAYLFTSELYPTVLSLGEGRASYLLYYVTLSHVRHPLWASLRKQPQGWALWLTPVISAFWKAKGGGSLKVRNSRPA, from the exons ATggcttccccttcccccaggcaCCAGGCAAGACAG GCTCTCCCCAACACCACGTTGGGGGAAGAAAGGCAGAGCCGTGGGGAGCTGGAGGATGAACCTGCCACAGTGCCCTGCTCTCAGGGCTGGGAGTACGACCACTCAGAGTTCTCCTCTACCATTGCAACTGAG tCCCAGGTCGGTATTTACATAATCCATCTGGAGGTGGAATGTCGGTGGAGGCAGTCTCCCTGGGAGGCAGCAGGTCGAGGCCTTCCTTGggaagaagctgaggctgcaggacTGGGGAGGGACAAAGTTTCCTATTCCCCAAGCTGGCGTGAATCGTTGGGAGGTTTATTATCTGGCATGGAG TGGGATCTGGTGTGTGAGCAGAAAGGTCTGAACAGAGCTGCGTCCACTTTCTTCTTCGCCGGTGTGCTGGTGGGGGCTGTGGCCTTTGGATATCTGTCCGACAG GTTTGGGCGGCGGCGTCTGCTGCTGGTAGCCTATGTGAGTACCCTGGTGCTGGGCCTGGCATCTGCAGCCTCCGTCAGCTATGTAATGTTCGCCATCACCCGCACCCTTACTGGCTCAGCCCTGGCTGGTTTTACCATCATCGTGATGCCACTGG agctggagtggctggatgTGGAGCACCGCACCGTGGCTGGAGTCCTGAGCAGCACCTTCTGGACAGGGGGCGTGATGCTGCTGGCACTGGTTGGGTACCTGATACGGGACTGGCGATGGCTTCTGCTAGCTGTCACCCTGCCTTGTGCCCCAGGCATCCTCAGCCTCTG GTGGGTGCCTGAGTCTGCACGCTGGCTTCTGACCCAAGGCCATGTGAAAGAGGCCCACAGGTACTTGCTCCACTGTGCCAGGCTCAATGGGCGGCCAGTGTGTGAGGACAGCTTCAGCCAGGAG GCTGTGAGCAAAGTGGCCGCCGGGGAACAGGTGGTCCGAAGACCTTCATACCTAGACCTGTTCCGCACACCACGGCTCCGACACATCTCACTGTGCTGCGTGGTGGTGTG GTTCGGAGTGAACTTCTCCTATTACGGCCTGAGTCTGGATGTGTCGGGGCTGGGGCTGAACGTGTACCAGACGCAGCTGTTGTTCGGGGCTGTGGAACTGCCCTCCAAGCTGCTGGTCTACTTGTCGGTGCGCTACGCAGGACGCCGCCTCACGCAAGCCGGGACACTGCTGGGCACGGCCCTGGCGTTCGGCACTAGACTGCTAGTGTCCTCCG ATATGAAGTCCTGGAGCACTGTCCTGGCAGTGATGGGGAAAGCTTTTTCTGAAGCTGCCTTCACCACTGCCTACCTGTTCACTTCAGAGTTGTACCCTACGGTGCTCAG TCTTGGAGAAGGCAGAGCATCTTATCTTCTGTACTATGTGACCCTGAGCCACGTCAGacatcctctctgggcctccttaAGAAAACAACCccaaggctgggcactgtggctcacgcctgtaatctcagcattttggaaggccaaggggggcggatcactgaaggtcaggaattcgagaccagcctga
- the SLC22A7 gene encoding solute carrier family 22 member 7 isoform X9, with translation MGFEELLEQVGGFGPFQLRNVALLALPRVLLPLHFLLPIFLAAVPAHRCALPGAPANFSHQDVWLEAHLPREPDGTLSSCLRFAYPQALPNTTLGEERQSRGELEDEPATVPCSQGWEYDHSEFSSTIATESQVGIYIIHLEVECRWRQSPWEAAGRGLPWEEAEAAGLGRDKVSYSPSWRESLGGLLSGMEWDLVCEQKGLNRAASTFFFAGVLVGAVAFGYLSDRFGRRRLLLVAYVSTLVLGLASAASVSYVMFAITRTLTGSALAGFTIIVMPLGEAELEWLDVEHRTVAGVLSSTFWTGGVMLLALVGYLIRDWRWLLLAVTLPCAPGILSLWWVPESARWLLTQGHVKEAHRYLLHCARLNGRPVCEDSFSQEAVSKVAAGEQVVRRPSYLDLFRTPRLRHISLCCVVVWFGVNFSYYGLSLDVSGLGLNVYQTQLLFGAVELPSKLLVYLSVRYAGRRLTQAGTLLGTALAFGTRLLVSSDMKSWSTVLAVMGKAFSEAAFTTAYLFTSELYPTVLSDT, from the exons ATGGGCTTTGAGGAGCTGCTGGAGCAGGTGGGCGGCTTTGGGCCCTTCCAACTGCGGAATGTGGCACTGCTGGCCCTGCCCCGAGTGCTGCTACCACTGCACTTCCTCCTGCCCATCTTCCTGGCTGCCGTGCCTGCCCACCGATGTGCCCTGCCGGGTGCCCCTGCCAACTTCAGCCATCAGGATGTGTGGCTGGAGGCCCATCTTCCCCGGGAGCCTGATGGCACGCTCAGCTCCTGCCTCCGCTTTGCCTACCCCCAGGCTCTCCCCAACACCACGTTGGGGGAAGAAAGGCAGAGCCGTGGGGAGCTGGAGGATGAACCTGCCACAGTGCCCTGCTCTCAGGGCTGGGAGTACGACCACTCAGAGTTCTCCTCTACCATTGCAACTGAG tCCCAGGTCGGTATTTACATAATCCATCTGGAGGTGGAATGTCGGTGGAGGCAGTCTCCCTGGGAGGCAGCAGGTCGAGGCCTTCCTTGggaagaagctgaggctgcaggacTGGGGAGGGACAAAGTTTCCTATTCCCCAAGCTGGCGTGAATCGTTGGGAGGTTTATTATCTGGCATGGAG TGGGATCTGGTGTGTGAGCAGAAAGGTCTGAACAGAGCTGCGTCCACTTTCTTCTTCGCCGGTGTGCTGGTGGGGGCTGTGGCCTTTGGATATCTGTCCGACAG GTTTGGGCGGCGGCGTCTGCTGCTGGTAGCCTATGTGAGTACCCTGGTGCTGGGCCTGGCATCTGCAGCCTCCGTCAGCTATGTAATGTTCGCCATCACCCGCACCCTTACTGGCTCAGCCCTGGCTGGTTTTACCATCATCGTGATGCCACTGGGTGAGGCAG agctggagtggctggatgTGGAGCACCGCACCGTGGCTGGAGTCCTGAGCAGCACCTTCTGGACAGGGGGCGTGATGCTGCTGGCACTGGTTGGGTACCTGATACGGGACTGGCGATGGCTTCTGCTAGCTGTCACCCTGCCTTGTGCCCCAGGCATCCTCAGCCTCTG GTGGGTGCCTGAGTCTGCACGCTGGCTTCTGACCCAAGGCCATGTGAAAGAGGCCCACAGGTACTTGCTCCACTGTGCCAGGCTCAATGGGCGGCCAGTGTGTGAGGACAGCTTCAGCCAGGAG GCTGTGAGCAAAGTGGCCGCCGGGGAACAGGTGGTCCGAAGACCTTCATACCTAGACCTGTTCCGCACACCACGGCTCCGACACATCTCACTGTGCTGCGTGGTGGTGTG GTTCGGAGTGAACTTCTCCTATTACGGCCTGAGTCTGGATGTGTCGGGGCTGGGGCTGAACGTGTACCAGACGCAGCTGTTGTTCGGGGCTGTGGAACTGCCCTCCAAGCTGCTGGTCTACTTGTCGGTGCGCTACGCAGGACGCCGCCTCACGCAAGCCGGGACACTGCTGGGCACGGCCCTGGCGTTCGGCACTAGACTGCTAGTGTCCTCCG ATATGAAGTCCTGGAGCACTGTCCTGGCAGTGATGGGGAAAGCTTTTTCTGAAGCTGCCTTCACCACTGCCTACCTGTTCACTTCAGAGTTGTACCCTACGGTGCTCAG